A genomic segment from Prosthecodimorpha staleyi encodes:
- the paaN gene encoding phenylacetic acid degradation protein PaaN, translating to MSAFFAAHRGLLEAAVQAARTRGYWSAYPEAPSGKIYGETAKADGEAAFKALLGQPFPLDQQATTRVGRETSPYGFDLAITYPSAPVASLVAAAETAGAAWARASVEDRVGVALEILARLNRESFLIANMVQHTSGQAFMMAFQAGGPHAQDRGLEAVAYAYDEMAKIPGAVTWTKPAGKVNLVLDKQFRIVPRGVALVVGCATFPTWNSYPGLFASLVTGNPVIVKPHPGAILPLAETVRVARAVLAEAGFPADVVQLAADEADAPITKDLVLHPAVKIIDFTGSPAFGAWVRAHAEGRQVYTEEAGVNSIVIDGTDDFRGMTGNIAFSLSLYTGQMCTAPQNIFVPRAGIETPDGHKSFEAVADGIKVAVDRLLGDPERAAAVLGAVQSEATLARVDAAAAKGRVIRAAERIALPGYDGARAITPLILAADAADTADYTVECFGPVAYVIATDSTADSLARAAGTAREKGAITASLYATDPAVIDAAADAFAAAGVALSVNLTGQVFVNQSAAFSDYHVSGANPAGNASLTDTAFVAGRFRVATVRRQSAA from the coding sequence ATGAGCGCATTCTTCGCGGCCCATCGGGGCCTGCTCGAGGCTGCCGTGCAGGCGGCGCGCACGCGCGGCTACTGGAGTGCCTATCCGGAAGCGCCGTCGGGCAAGATTTACGGCGAGACCGCCAAGGCGGACGGCGAGGCCGCCTTCAAGGCCCTGCTCGGCCAGCCCTTCCCGCTCGACCAGCAGGCCACGACCCGCGTCGGCCGCGAGACCTCGCCCTACGGTTTCGATCTCGCCATCACCTACCCGTCCGCGCCGGTTGCGAGCCTGGTCGCCGCCGCCGAGACCGCCGGGGCCGCCTGGGCGCGCGCCAGCGTCGAGGACCGCGTCGGCGTGGCGCTCGAAATCCTCGCCCGGCTCAACCGGGAGAGCTTCCTGATCGCCAACATGGTGCAGCACACCTCCGGTCAGGCCTTCATGATGGCCTTCCAGGCCGGCGGCCCGCATGCGCAGGATCGCGGCCTGGAGGCGGTCGCCTACGCCTATGACGAGATGGCCAAGATCCCCGGCGCGGTGACCTGGACCAAGCCGGCCGGCAAGGTCAACCTGGTGCTCGACAAGCAGTTCCGCATCGTGCCGCGCGGCGTCGCGCTGGTCGTCGGCTGCGCCACCTTCCCGACCTGGAACAGCTATCCGGGCCTGTTCGCCTCGCTGGTCACCGGCAACCCGGTCATCGTCAAGCCGCATCCGGGCGCCATCCTGCCGCTCGCCGAGACCGTCCGCGTCGCCCGTGCGGTGCTGGCCGAGGCCGGCTTCCCGGCCGACGTGGTCCAGCTCGCCGCCGACGAGGCCGACGCCCCGATCACCAAGGACCTGGTGCTGCATCCGGCCGTGAAGATCATCGACTTCACCGGCTCGCCGGCCTTCGGCGCCTGGGTGCGCGCCCATGCCGAGGGCAGGCAGGTCTATACCGAGGAGGCCGGCGTCAACTCGATCGTCATCGACGGCACCGACGACTTCCGCGGCATGACCGGCAACATCGCCTTCTCGCTGTCGCTCTATACCGGGCAGATGTGCACCGCCCCGCAGAACATCTTCGTGCCGCGCGCCGGCATCGAGACGCCGGACGGCCACAAGAGCTTCGAGGCGGTCGCCGACGGCATCAAGGTCGCGGTCGACCGGCTGCTCGGCGATCCCGAACGCGCCGCCGCCGTGCTCGGCGCCGTACAGTCCGAGGCGACGCTCGCCCGCGTCGACGCGGCCGCCGCGAAAGGCCGGGTCATCCGGGCCGCCGAGCGGATCGCCCTGCCGGGCTATGACGGCGCGCGTGCGATCACGCCGCTGATCCTGGCCGCCGATGCCGCCGACACGGCGGACTACACGGTCGAGTGCTTCGGCCCGGTCGCCTATGTGATCGCCACCGATTCGACCGCGGATTCGCTCGCCCGCGCCGCCGGAACCGCGCGCGAGAAGGGCGCCATCACGGCCAGCCTCTATGCGACCGACCCGGCCGTGATCGATGCCGCCGCCGATGCCTTCGCGGCCGCCGGCGTGGCGCTGTCGGTCAACCTGACCGGCCAGGTCTTCGTCAACCAGTCGGCCGCCTTCTCCGACTACCACGTCTCCGGCGCCAATCCGGCCGGCAATG
- the paaG gene encoding 2-(1,2-epoxy-1,2-dihydrophenyl)acetyl-CoA isomerase PaaG: MTDTPADAVVRIEDGAGWRRLTLNRPDKLNSFNADQHVALKAALDAAAEDRSVRAVILTGAGRGFSAGQDLSDRNRAPGAPPPDLSETIERFYNPLIRRLRTMPVPVIAAVNGVAAGAGANIAFACDLVLAAKSARFIQAFSKIGLIPDSGGTWTLPRLVGRARAYALAALAEPVTAETAESWGMIWKAVDDAALAGEAEALAARLAAMPTGALVRLREGLDLAETGTLSAQLDWERDAQAALGRSDDYQEGVAAFMEKRPARFAERS, encoded by the coding sequence ATGACGGACACGCCCGCCGACGCGGTGGTGCGGATCGAGGACGGTGCCGGCTGGCGCCGCCTGACCCTCAACCGCCCCGACAAGCTGAACAGCTTCAACGCCGACCAGCATGTCGCCCTGAAGGCGGCGCTCGACGCGGCCGCCGAGGATCGCAGCGTCCGCGCCGTCATCCTGACCGGGGCGGGCCGCGGCTTCTCGGCCGGCCAGGACCTGTCGGACCGCAACCGCGCGCCCGGCGCGCCGCCGCCGGACCTCTCCGAGACCATCGAACGCTTCTACAACCCGCTGATCCGCCGCCTGCGCACCATGCCGGTGCCGGTGATCGCGGCCGTCAACGGCGTCGCCGCCGGCGCCGGCGCCAACATCGCCTTCGCCTGCGACCTGGTGCTGGCCGCGAAATCCGCGCGCTTCATCCAGGCCTTCTCGAAGATCGGGCTGATCCCGGATTCGGGCGGCACCTGGACCCTGCCGCGCCTGGTCGGCCGGGCTCGCGCCTATGCGCTGGCGGCGCTCGCCGAACCGGTCACGGCGGAGACGGCCGAATCCTGGGGGATGATCTGGAAGGCGGTCGACGACGCGGCGCTGGCGGGCGAGGCCGAGGCGCTCGCGGCCCGTCTCGCCGCCATGCCGACCGGCGCCCTGGTCCGCCTGCGCGAGGGCCTCGATCTGGCCGAGACCGGCACGCTCTCCGCCCAGCTCGACTGGGAGCGCGACGCGCAGGCCGCGCTCGGCCGCTCCGACGACTACCAGGAGGGCGTCGCCGCCTTCATGGAAAAGCGTCCGGCCCGCTTCGCCGAGCGGAGCTGA
- the paaI gene encoding hydroxyphenylacetyl-CoA thioesterase PaaI, whose product MAEKLSPEALARACADLMWAEDKASRGLGMAIEEVGPGRSVLSMTVTEAMVNGHGLCHGGYIFTLADSAFAFACNTYNANTVAAGCQIAYVAPGRLGDRLTARAVERSRSGRSGIYDVTVSRQDGTVLAEFRGNSRTIKGVFLPDQVDGTARA is encoded by the coding sequence ATGGCTGAGAAGCTTTCGCCGGAGGCGCTGGCCCGGGCCTGCGCCGACCTGATGTGGGCCGAGGACAAGGCCAGCCGCGGCCTCGGCATGGCGATCGAAGAGGTCGGTCCCGGCCGTTCGGTCCTGTCGATGACCGTCACCGAGGCGATGGTCAACGGTCACGGCCTCTGCCACGGCGGCTACATCTTCACGCTGGCCGATTCCGCCTTCGCCTTCGCGTGCAACACCTACAACGCCAACACCGTCGCGGCCGGCTGCCAGATCGCCTATGTGGCGCCCGGCCGGCTCGGCGACCGGCTGACGGCGCGCGCGGTGGAACGCAGCCGGTCCGGCCGGTCCGGCATCTACGACGTGACGGTCAGCCGCCAGGACGGCACCGTGCTGGCCGAATTCCGCGGCAATTCACGCACCATCAAGGGCGTGTTCCTGCCCGACCAGGTCGACGGCACCGCCCGAGCCTGA
- the paaK gene encoding phenylacetate--CoA ligase PaaK: MYTDIVPHRDILDPIEVASRDEIIALQTERMAWTLRHAYENVAHYRRKFDAHGVHPNDFRRLEDIAKFPFTTKADLRENYPFGMFAVPREKVARVHASSGTTGKPTVVGYTARDIDTWSQVVARSIRASGGRAGMKVHVSYGYGLFTGGLGAHYGAEKLGCTVIPVSGGMTERQVQLIQDFEPDIIMVTPSYMLAILDEYRAKGLDPRASSLKVGIFGAEPWTNAMREEIEQAFDMHAVDIYGLSEVMGPGVANECVETKDGLHIWEDHFFPEIVDPATGLPVGDGASGELVFTSLTKEAMPVIRYRTRDLTRLLPGTARSMRRMEKVTGRSDDMMIVRGVNVFPTQIEEQILKCAGLSAHYFVELTREGRMDEMTVHCEAAPDHAEEAERAASASELRHHIKSVIGVSAKILVGSPGTVERSAGKARRVVDRRPKE, encoded by the coding sequence ATGTATACGGACATCGTGCCGCACCGCGACATCCTCGATCCGATCGAGGTCGCCTCGCGCGACGAGATCATCGCGCTGCAGACCGAGCGCATGGCCTGGACGCTGCGCCACGCCTACGAGAACGTGGCGCACTACCGGCGCAAGTTCGATGCCCATGGGGTACATCCGAACGACTTCCGCCGGCTCGAGGACATCGCCAAATTCCCGTTCACCACCAAGGCGGATCTGCGCGAGAACTATCCCTTCGGCATGTTCGCGGTCCCGCGTGAGAAGGTCGCCCGTGTCCATGCCTCGTCGGGCACGACCGGCAAGCCGACCGTGGTCGGCTACACGGCGCGCGACATCGACACCTGGTCGCAGGTGGTCGCCCGCTCGATCCGCGCCTCCGGCGGCCGGGCCGGCATGAAGGTGCATGTCTCCTACGGCTACGGCCTGTTCACCGGTGGCCTCGGCGCCCATTACGGCGCCGAAAAGCTCGGCTGCACGGTGATCCCGGTCTCCGGTGGCATGACCGAGCGCCAGGTCCAGCTGATCCAGGATTTCGAGCCGGACATCATCATGGTCACGCCCAGCTACATGCTGGCGATCCTCGACGAATACCGCGCCAAGGGGCTCGACCCGCGCGCCTCCTCGCTGAAGGTCGGCATCTTCGGCGCCGAGCCGTGGACGAATGCCATGCGCGAGGAGATCGAGCAGGCCTTCGACATGCACGCGGTCGACATCTACGGCCTGTCCGAGGTGATGGGTCCGGGCGTCGCCAACGAATGCGTCGAGACCAAGGACGGCCTGCATATCTGGGAGGATCACTTCTTCCCCGAGATCGTCGATCCGGCGACCGGCCTGCCGGTCGGGGACGGGGCCAGCGGCGAACTGGTCTTCACCTCGCTGACCAAGGAGGCCATGCCGGTCATCCGCTACCGCACGCGCGACCTGACCCGGCTGCTGCCCGGCACGGCGCGCTCGATGCGCCGCATGGAGAAGGTCACCGGCCGCTCCGACGACATGATGATCGTGCGCGGGGTCAACGTCTTCCCGACGCAGATCGAGGAGCAGATCCTGAAATGCGCCGGCCTCTCGGCGCACTATTTCGTGGAGTTGACGCGGGAGGGCCGGATGGACGAGATGACGGTCCATTGCGAGGCCGCGCCGGACCATGCCGAAGAGGCGGAACGGGCCGCGTCGGCCTCGGAACTCAGGCATCACATCAAGAGTGTGATCGGCGTCAGCGCCAAGATCCTGGTCGGCTCGCCCGGTACGGTGGAGCGTTCGGCCGGCAAGGCGCGGCGGGTCGTCGATCGCCGCCCGAAGGAATAG
- a CDS encoding TetR/AcrR family transcriptional regulator codes for MARPRAVDHDDKRRAILKAAARLFADGGYDRSSMAEVAKACGVSKALVYHYYVSKDVLLYDIIRLHLDELVAAVEGANGHDEAPRERLVRLASALLDAYRDADAEHKIQINELKKLPPEQQDELRDLERRLVGYFAAAIAAAVPALEGGALLKPVTMSLFGMLNWHYLWFRPGGPVSREDYARLAVTLAVDGAGGLRP; via the coding sequence ATGGCAAGACCCAGGGCGGTCGACCACGACGACAAACGCCGCGCCATCCTGAAGGCTGCGGCACGGCTCTTCGCCGACGGCGGCTACGACCGCTCGTCGATGGCCGAGGTCGCCAAGGCCTGCGGCGTCTCCAAGGCGCTGGTCTATCACTACTACGTCTCCAAGGACGTGCTGCTCTACGACATCATCCGCCTGCATCTCGACGAACTGGTTGCGGCCGTCGAGGGCGCCAACGGCCATGACGAGGCGCCGCGCGAGCGCCTGGTCCGGCTCGCCTCGGCGCTGCTCGACGCCTACCGGGACGCCGACGCGGAACACAAGATCCAGATCAACGAGCTGAAGAAGCTGCCGCCCGAGCAGCAGGACGAACTGCGCGATCTGGAGCGCCGGCTGGTCGGATACTTTGCGGCGGCGATCGCGGCGGCGGTGCCGGCGCTCGAAGGCGGCGCGCTTCTGAAGCCGGTGACCATGAGCCTGTTCGGCATGCTCAACTGGCATTATCTCTGGTTTCGCCCGGGTGGCCCGGTCAGCCGGGAGGACTATGCCCGTCTCGCCGTGACGCTCGCGGTGGACGGCGCCGGCGGGCTGCGGCCCTGA
- a CDS encoding diacylglycerol/lipid kinase family protein: protein MNAMPAADALPDPGESAPVRADTGARRIAMIVNRQAGTVRSWDEAALTARLRAAADRLGHLAELVLADAADLHDHMERTFADPAIDLVVVGGGDGTASSAAAAAIRHGKPICVLPLGTFNLFARLSGFPPDLDAALARLGDGELVNIDAGRIGERWFVHHVSIGAHPRVIRLREEAGYTDRRGKMLAGIRAWAHAILDPPRLRLSIGADEITLRGAFASVLVTVNELAEQPAVAPLPLDPRGGRLAVYATRAMSPGRLILFTLMALAGRWRSNPFAAFAKARRVAIRSTRPSLHLAMDGEQVEMTVPFHVELVPGALTVLRLPTA, encoded by the coding sequence ATGAATGCGATGCCCGCCGCCGATGCCCTGCCGGATCCCGGCGAAAGCGCGCCGGTCCGGGCGGACACCGGCGCGCGCCGGATCGCCATGATCGTCAATCGCCAGGCCGGTACGGTGCGGAGCTGGGACGAGGCGGCTCTGACGGCGCGGCTGCGCGCTGCGGCGGATCGGCTCGGACACCTCGCCGAACTCGTGCTGGCCGATGCCGCGGACCTGCATGATCATATGGAGCGAACCTTTGCGGATCCGGCGATCGACCTCGTCGTGGTCGGCGGCGGCGATGGCACCGCCTCGTCGGCGGCCGCGGCGGCGATCCGGCACGGCAAGCCGATCTGCGTGCTGCCGCTCGGCACCTTCAACCTGTTCGCCCGGCTGAGCGGGTTTCCACCCGATCTCGACGCGGCGCTGGCGCGCCTGGGCGACGGCGAACTGGTGAACATCGACGCCGGTCGGATCGGCGAGCGCTGGTTCGTGCATCATGTCTCGATCGGCGCCCATCCGCGCGTCATCCGCCTGCGCGAGGAGGCCGGCTACACGGACCGGCGCGGCAAAATGCTCGCCGGCATCCGGGCCTGGGCGCATGCCATCCTGGATCCGCCGAGGCTGCGCCTGTCGATCGGTGCGGACGAGATCACCCTGCGCGGCGCCTTCGCGAGCGTGCTGGTCACGGTCAACGAACTGGCCGAGCAGCCCGCCGTGGCCCCCTTGCCGCTCGATCCGCGCGGCGGCCGTCTCGCCGTCTATGCGACCCGCGCCATGTCGCCGGGCCGGCTGATCCTGTTCACCCTGATGGCGCTGGCCGGACGCTGGCGGTCCAATCCCTTCGCAGCCTTCGCCAAGGCCCGGCGCGTCGCGATTCGGTCGACCCGCCCGTCATTGCATCTGGCCATGGACGGCGAACAGGTCGAGATGACCGTGCCGTTCCACGTCGAACTGGTGCCCGGCGCCTTGACCGTCCTGCGCCTGCCGACAGCCTGA
- a CDS encoding glycogen/starch/alpha-glucan phosphorylase, protein MQEAGVGSGAAVQAGTYQDGSGAASEVAELRAAILDKLTYFIGKHAENASDRDWFVATALAVRDRIVDRWTETRDLIWAKHTKRVYYLSLEFLIGRLLFDALNNLQLTDPVRVALSELGVDLDRLREVEPDAALGNGGLGRLAACFMDSMATLSIAAHGYGIRYDHGLFRQRIKDGWQLEYPEDWLSFGNPWEFPRPEIDYSIGFGGHVEAMARPDGTFRHVWHPGETIEAVAYDTPVPGWRGRHVNTLRLWSARAPDPLRLDAFNRGDHVGALTAQVRAEAISKILYPSDATPAGQELRLRQEYFFVSASMQDLIDRHLRQHDAIETLPERVAIQLNDTHPAIAIAEMMRLLVDIHHIEWEAAWTITTGVFSYTNHTLLPEALETWAVPLMERMLPRHMQIIYMINALHLDRLRKSGEVTDEMVRALSLIDEHSGRRVRMGHLAFVGSHKINGVSALHTDLMRVTVFRDLNGAYPGRIVNKTNGITFRRWLYQANPGLTRLIQEACGADVVDRTADLKALEKVADDRAFQRRVAAVRRANKIHLGRIIAEQLGVKVDPDALFDVQIKRIHEYKRQLLNILETIAVYEEIRSQPTRDWIPRVKIFAGKAAASYHQAKLIIKLANDVAKVVNSDPTVRGLLKVAFLPNYNVSLAEAIIPAADVSEQISTAGMEASGTGNMKFALNGALTIGTLDGANVEIREHVGPENIFIFGLTAEEVEARRRRGIDATTVIAASPRLPEILDAMASGVFSPDEPGRYRGLVDSLRFHDYFMVTADFDSYYARQRDIYRLWRDKEAWWKASLLNTARMGWFSSDRAITEYAQEIWRVPLQPIG, encoded by the coding sequence ATGCAGGAAGCGGGCGTTGGCTCCGGGGCGGCGGTACAGGCAGGGACCTACCAGGACGGCAGCGGTGCGGCGAGCGAGGTGGCCGAACTCAGGGCAGCGATCCTCGACAAGCTGACCTACTTCATCGGCAAGCATGCCGAGAATGCCAGCGACCGCGACTGGTTCGTCGCCACCGCGCTGGCGGTGCGCGACCGCATCGTCGACCGCTGGACCGAAACCCGCGACCTGATCTGGGCCAAGCACACCAAGCGCGTCTACTATCTGAGCCTGGAATTCCTGATCGGGCGCCTGCTGTTCGACGCGCTCAACAATCTGCAGCTGACCGACCCGGTCCGGGTCGCGCTGTCCGAACTCGGCGTCGATCTCGACCGGCTGCGCGAGGTGGAACCCGACGCCGCGCTCGGCAATGGCGGCCTCGGCCGGCTCGCGGCCTGCTTCATGGATTCGATGGCGACCCTGTCGATCGCCGCCCATGGCTACGGCATCCGCTACGACCACGGCCTGTTCCGGCAGCGCATCAAGGACGGCTGGCAGCTCGAATATCCCGAGGACTGGCTGTCCTTCGGCAATCCGTGGGAATTTCCGCGGCCCGAGATCGACTATTCGATCGGCTTCGGCGGCCATGTCGAGGCGATGGCGCGCCCCGACGGCACCTTCCGTCACGTCTGGCACCCGGGCGAGACCATCGAGGCGGTCGCCTACGACACGCCGGTGCCCGGCTGGCGCGGCCGGCACGTCAACACGCTCAGGCTCTGGTCGGCGCGCGCGCCCGATCCGCTGCGGCTCGACGCCTTCAACCGCGGCGACCATGTCGGCGCCCTGACCGCGCAGGTGCGCGCCGAGGCGATCTCGAAGATCCTCTATCCGAGCGACGCCACGCCGGCCGGCCAGGAACTGCGCCTGCGCCAGGAATATTTCTTCGTCTCGGCCTCGATGCAGGATCTGATCGACCGGCACCTGCGCCAGCACGACGCCATCGAGACCCTGCCCGAGCGGGTCGCGATCCAGCTCAACGACACCCATCCGGCGATCGCCATCGCCGAGATGATGCGGCTCCTGGTCGACATCCACCATATCGAGTGGGAGGCGGCCTGGACGATCACCACCGGCGTCTTCTCCTACACCAACCACACCCTGCTGCCCGAGGCGCTGGAGACCTGGGCGGTGCCGCTGATGGAGCGGATGCTGCCGCGCCACATGCAGATCATCTACATGATCAACGCGCTGCATCTCGACCGGCTGCGCAAGTCCGGCGAGGTGACCGACGAGATGGTCCGCGCCCTGTCGCTGATCGACGAGCATAGCGGCCGGCGCGTGCGCATGGGCCATCTCGCCTTCGTCGGCTCGCACAAGATCAACGGCGTCTCGGCGTTGCACACCGACCTGATGCGGGTCACCGTGTTCCGCGACCTCAACGGCGCCTATCCGGGCCGGATCGTCAACAAGACCAACGGCATCACCTTCCGCCGCTGGCTCTACCAGGCCAATCCGGGGCTGACCCGGCTGATCCAGGAGGCCTGCGGGGCCGACGTGGTCGACCGGACGGCGGACCTGAAGGCACTCGAGAAGGTCGCCGACGACCGTGCCTTCCAGCGCCGGGTCGCCGCGGTGCGCCGGGCCAACAAGATCCATCTCGGCCGGATCATCGCCGAACAGCTCGGCGTCAAGGTCGATCCGGACGCGCTGTTCGACGTGCAGATCAAGCGCATCCACGAATACAAGCGCCAGCTGCTCAACATCCTGGAGACCATTGCGGTCTACGAGGAAATCCGCTCGCAGCCGACGCGCGACTGGATCCCGCGGGTCAAGATCTTCGCCGGCAAGGCGGCGGCGAGCTACCATCAGGCCAAGCTGATCATCAAGCTCGCCAACGACGTGGCCAAGGTGGTCAATTCCGACCCGACCGTGCGCGGCCTGCTCAAGGTCGCCTTCCTGCCGAACTACAATGTCAGCCTCGCCGAGGCGATCATCCCGGCCGCCGACGTGTCCGAACAGATCTCGACCGCCGGCATGGAGGCGTCGGGCACCGGCAACATGAAGTTCGCCCTCAACGGCGCGCTGACCATCGGCACGCTCGACGGTGCCAATGTCGAGATCCGCGAGCATGTCGGGCCGGAGAACATCTTCATCTTCGGCCTGACCGCGGAGGAGGTCGAGGCCCGCCGGCGCCGCGGCATCGATGCGACGACGGTGATCGCGGCATCGCCGCGCCTGCCGGAGATCCTGGACGCCATGGCCTCCGGGGTGTTCTCGCCCGACGAGCCGGGCCGCTATCGCGGGCTCGTCGACAGCCTGCGCTTCCACGACTACTTCATGGTGACCGCCGATTTCGACAGCTACTATGCCCGGCAGCGCGACATCTACCGGCTGTGGCGCGACAAGGAGGCGTGGTGGAAGGCGAGCCTGCTCAACACCGCGCGGATGGGCTGGTTCTCGTCGGACCGGGCGATCACCGAATATGCGCAGGAGATCTGGCGGGTGCCGCTGCAGCCGATCGGGTGA
- the glgB gene encoding 1,4-alpha-glucan branching protein GlgB: MEASDWEADGSEIAALVGARHGDPFGLLGLHETAAGVVLRAFVPGAATLEAVPDDGAAPVPLGLRDPAGFFEGLVPAAGRFGYRLRAGNAGGTWMVRDAYAFGPVLGPVDDHLLVEGTHRQLYERLGAHPMTHEGIDGVHFAVWAPNAQRVSVIGDFNRWDGRLHQMRKRIDSGLWEIFVPDVGLGTNYKYEIVGRHGDLLPFKADPFGFAGEMRPSTASVVADTSGFVWTDAAHLAARAEGDPRRKPMAAYEVHLGSWQRGEGGRFLSYDELAETLIPYVAELGFTHLELLPVSEHPLDASWGYQPIGLYAPTARFGDPAGFARFVDRAHAAGLGVILDWVPAHFPTDPHGLAAFDGGPLYEHADPRRGFHPDWNTAIYDFGRREVANMLAANALYWLDRFHIDGLRVDAVASMLYLDYSRRAGEWLPNPDGSNDNRDAVAFLRRFNELVYGTHPGTVTIAEESTAWSGVSAPAYAGGLGFGFKWNMGWMHDSLDYMSKDPVHRRWHHDKLTFGLLYAFSENFVLPLSHDEVVHGKGSILARMPGDEWQRFANARAYYGFMWAHPGKKLLFMGQEFGQTREWNFDAALEWWLLDHGPHRGLKALVGDLNRVYRTLPALHARDCEASGFRWVVADDRDQSVYAWLRLGDRHDPPVLAVSNFTPVPRPGYRVGLPFAGRWREVLNTDADLYGGSGLGNQGAVMAAAAPSHGLPASAEILIPPLATVYFLYDPD, encoded by the coding sequence ATGGAAGCGAGCGATTGGGAAGCCGACGGCAGCGAGATCGCCGCCCTGGTCGGTGCGCGCCACGGCGACCCGTTCGGGCTGCTCGGGTTGCACGAGACCGCGGCCGGCGTGGTCCTGCGCGCCTTCGTGCCCGGGGCTGCGACCCTCGAAGCCGTCCCGGACGATGGCGCCGCACCCGTCCCGCTCGGCCTTCGCGATCCGGCGGGCTTCTTCGAGGGCCTCGTGCCGGCCGCCGGCCGCTTCGGCTACCGCCTGCGGGCCGGCAATGCCGGCGGCACCTGGATGGTCCGCGACGCCTATGCGTTCGGCCCCGTCCTCGGGCCGGTCGACGACCATCTCCTGGTCGAGGGCACCCACCGGCAGCTCTACGAACGGCTCGGTGCGCATCCGATGACGCATGAGGGCATCGACGGCGTGCATTTCGCCGTCTGGGCCCCCAATGCGCAACGCGTCTCGGTGATCGGAGATTTCAACCGCTGGGACGGGCGCCTGCACCAGATGCGCAAGCGCATCGACAGCGGGCTGTGGGAGATCTTCGTCCCCGATGTCGGGCTCGGCACCAACTACAAGTATGAGATCGTCGGCCGCCATGGCGATCTGCTGCCGTTCAAGGCCGATCCGTTCGGCTTCGCCGGCGAGATGCGGCCCTCGACTGCCTCCGTGGTCGCCGACACTTCAGGCTTCGTTTGGACGGACGCCGCCCATCTCGCCGCCCGCGCCGAGGGCGATCCGCGCCGCAAGCCGATGGCCGCCTACGAGGTCCATCTCGGTTCCTGGCAGCGTGGCGAGGGCGGCCGGTTCCTGAGCTACGACGAACTGGCGGAGACGCTGATCCCCTATGTGGCGGAACTCGGCTTCACCCATCTCGAACTGCTGCCGGTCTCCGAGCATCCGCTCGACGCCTCCTGGGGCTACCAGCCGATCGGGCTCTACGCCCCGACGGCGCGCTTCGGCGACCCGGCCGGCTTCGCCCGCTTTGTCGACCGCGCCCATGCGGCCGGGCTGGGCGTGATCCTCGACTGGGTGCCGGCGCATTTCCCGACCGACCCGCACGGCCTCGCCGCCTTCGACGGCGGCCCGCTCTACGAGCATGCCGATCCGCGCCGCGGCTTCCATCCCGACTGGAACACCGCGATCTACGACTTCGGCCGGCGCGAGGTCGCCAACATGCTGGCCGCCAACGCGCTCTACTGGCTCGACCGCTTCCATATCGACGGCCTGCGCGTCGATGCGGTCGCCTCCATGCTCTATCTCGACTATTCGCGCCGCGCCGGCGAATGGCTGCCGAACCCGGACGGATCGAACGACAATCGCGACGCGGTCGCGTTCCTGCGCCGCTTCAACGAGTTGGTCTACGGCACCCATCCGGGCACGGTGACGATCGCGGAGGAATCGACCGCCTGGTCGGGCGTCTCGGCGCCGGCCTATGCGGGCGGGCTCGGCTTCGGCTTCAAGTGGAACATGGGCTGGATGCACGACAGCCTCGACTACATGTCGAAGGACCCGGTGCATCGCCGCTGGCATCACGACAAGCTGACCTTCGGCCTGCTCTATGCCTTCTCGGAGAATTTCGTGCTGCCGCTCAGCCACGACGAGGTGGTGCACGGCAAGGGCTCGATCCTAGCCCGCATGCCCGGCGACGAATGGCAGCGCTTCGCCAATGCGCGTGCCTATTACGGCTTCATGTGGGCCCATCCGGGCAAGAAGCTCCTGTTCATGGGCCAGGAATTCGGCCAGACGCGCGAATGGAACTTCGACGCCGCGCTGGAATGGTGGCTGCTCGATCATGGCCCCCATCGCGGCCTGAAGGCGCTGGTCGGCGACCTGAACCGGGTCTACCGCACCCTGCCGGCGCTGCACGCGCGCGACTGCGAGGCCTCGGGCTTCCGCTGGGTCGTCGCCGATGATCGCGACCAGTCGGTCTATGCCTGGCTGCGCCTCGGCGACCGGCACGATCCGCCAGTGCTGGCGGTCTCCAACTTCACACCGGTGCCGCGACCGGGCTACCGGGTCGGGCTGCCCTTCGCCGGGCGCTGGCGGGAGGTGCTCAACACCGATGCCGATCTCTATGGCGGCTCCGGGCTCGGCAACCAGGGCGCGGTGATGGCGGCGGCGGCGCCGTCGCACGGCCTGCCGGCCTCCGCGGAGATCCTGATACCGCCTTTGGCGACCGTGTATTTTCTGTACGATCCGGACTGA